Part of the Notamacropus eugenii isolate mMacEug1 chromosome 5, mMacEug1.pri_v2, whole genome shotgun sequence genome is shown below.
CCATGTTAAAAATCCTTCCACTGGTCTTGACATTTCATGATTTCCAGTCACCTCAAGCTCCAGCTTGCCCTACTAAAATGTGACCAGAAATAATGGGACACACTTCTCACTAATACATAGCTTTTGTTTACCTCAAGTGGGTAGGTTGCTGGGAGTATGTTGTACATCTTTCCAATGTTGTTTAGCACCATTGTCTTTTCCTGCAGAACCAGCCTCCTCCAGGTACGAGATACAGTCAGCAGCCACGTGGAACAAGTGTTTGAGCTGTATGAGCAGAAAGCAGATGAACTCAGCCTCGATGTAGTCTTGCAGCCTTCGGCTGCTAGCCCCTCATTGGCTGAGATGCTGGCATGGTTACAGGACATTGACAGACATTATCGAAATGCGTATCCTTTACATAGATATCACTGGAGAGGACTGTAGGCTCTTGGAGGAAACCCACATGCCATCAGCTCATAAGTAGTTGTTTTGGGCCATGTAGTTACAGGGTTTCAGAGTGGGCATGGACCTGGGCAGCTATCTAGTCTAATCCACACTGGAAAAAGACTCTCTAGAAATCTGATAAATGCTCATCCTCTTTTTGCTTGAAGATGTCCAGTGAGAATGAACTCATTTCCTCCCGGAGCCTTCCCATCTCACTCCAGGGCAGCTTTACTTGTTAGAATTCTCTCCTGACATGAGGCCCTTGGGCTAAGTaagtatatataagtataatccatcttcttttcaaatatttgaagattgtTCTCGTGTAGCTCCCACCTCTTTCaggtaagggcagctaggtagtgcaatggataagagcagtgcaggagtcaggaggacctgagttcaaatttcacctcagacacttgacactcactagcagtgtgaccttggacaagtcacttaaccccaattgcgtcatcctgggtcatctccagtcatcctgatgaatctctggtcgctggattcagatggctctggaggagaagtgaggctggagacctgcacagccctctctcactcaaaacaaaatcaagttcaagtcatgtcatcatttctctgatggcatggtcttcttcggcaacgaaggacaacaTACACCATCTTCTTCAGGTTGAACTTTACTAATTCCTTCAGCCAATTCAACTATACTTGAATATTTCACTATACTGTTATTTGATCCATGTCTCTCAAAGTTAGAAGGTAATGGTAAAGGCATGAACTTGAGGCTCTTCACCATGTTGGTGGTTGTCCTCTGAAAAGTCCATCTTATGTGCTCCTTAAAACGTGATGTCTCGAACTGAAAAAAACACGCTAGATTTGTTCTGACCTAGAAGTAATGCCTTGCTTGATGCAGCCCAAGATTGCATTCGCTCTTTTGACTGCCATGTCACACTGCAAACTCATTTTGTTTGCACTCAGAtgtttttcagacaaactgctgtcTATGCATTCCCCATCCTATATTTGggaaactgcttttttttttttttaacataaacttAAGATTTTGTCTTTATAGCCATTAAGTTTCACCTCATTAGATTTAGCCCAGTGTTCCCAGGACCTTCTTGGACCTTGATTCTATCATTCAGAGTTTTAGCTGTCCCTCCCAGCTGTGTGTCACCTGCAAGTTTGACAAGGATGCCATCTTTTCCCTACActagtcattgataaaaatgtcaaacaaCACATCCTTAGAGCACTTCCTGGAGACCTCCCAAATTGACAGTGAATGAATAATGGCTACTCTATAGTCCATCTATTCAACTACACATGAATATTTAACTATCCTATTATTTAACCCACATCTCTGTCTTTTCCACAAAAATATGGTGAAATTTGTTGCTAAAATCTAGGCTAACTTGTCTGTGTCACACTGTTAATCTATCAGTTTCTAATCGAtcagaaaaaagataaaagttaaTGTTAAAGTCTGAGGAAGCTGTTAGCTCTAGCCCCACATCCCTGATGAGCCAGTTTTGGACCAGAAAAGAAGATCAGGTCAGCCTCACCTGATCTGTGCTTGAAGGAGTTCTTCAGGTTCTTTGTGAGCGTTCCCTTGTCTAGATATTCACTACCCATTTATTTAATAAGATATTTTAGGGTCTTTCCAGGAATCAGAATCAAGCTTGACCACCTCTAGCTTGGAGcctccattcttttctctctttggaaaATGAAGACACTTAGCCTTACCTAGGCCTGAGACATACCTCCTGTTCTCTGTTACCTTTCTGAGATCACTGATGGTGGCTCAGTCGTCACATCCACCACAGATATAGTTCTTCTATCTCAGCAGCTGGACCCTCTCCTAATATTTCCACATCTTTGTTATCAGCTCCCTCTTAGCcatgtttgttttgttctgtcCTGGTGAGACCACAGCTCATTCTTCTTGGCAGAAAAAAGCACAAACTAAGCATCAGGCAGCTTTTGTCCTCCATTATCCACCTGGAGCAATGGTCCTGCCCATCAGTGATGCTTTTTTTTCCTAGTAGAACTGGATAAGATAAAAGAGTATCTTGATGGTCCTTAGCTTTCATCTCTTGGTGTTTCTGTTTAGATGAGATGTTATGGTGTTTATTCTCTCAGTTTTGTCAATTTCCATTTGAGGTCAGGGGTTAGGTGTCTGCAATGTTCAGGGTACCCACTAGGGTATTTATATACAATGCCATCATGTATTTATTCTCCTGCCCTGTCCAGAATGATTATTAGctatttctcatctctctccttccactcacagctaaacttcttgaaaatcaCTATACACACCCACTAGTTCCATTTTGTCACTACTCATTCTCCTCCTAGCTCCTTGCAGTATAGTTTCTTCCCCACCACTTACTTTCCCATATTGCTCTTAGAAGGGACCAGGGAGTCCCTTAACTGCCAagtctttctcatctctctccctttttgaTCTTTGCAGTGTTTGCCAATGTTGAccattcttttcttctggatCCCTCCTGTTCCTGTAGCTTTAGAGACACCGTGCTTTCCTGTTTTTCCTGTATCTCTAACCCAGAGGTGGGAAATATGtagcctcaaggttgcaggttctgTACCCCTGCACTAATGTGTTGGTTTTTTCCAGTAgttacttatttattcattaattcccCCATCTGATTGGGAGCTACATGAAGGCAGGAATTGTGTTTCACATGATCTTGATATCCCTCTTAGCAACTTGCATAGCACTCAGCATGTGGGaggcacttaaatatttgttaaaattgaGCGTGTTTATCTCACTCTTGGGAGTCCTTAACTTCTATAAAGGTACCTGGAAAGGAAGTACCTTCTCTCCCAGATCCAGTGGGGCAATTTGCCAAACATCCAGACTCTGCCACAAGCCTGGGATCGAATTTCAGAGAATGATCAAGACCTCGTAcaaggtatttatttatttattcagaacTTCAAGTGCTTTTCTCCCTCCGTCTGgtaacacacacacgcacgcacgcatgcacgcactcATGTGGCCTTGGGAAGGGTCATTAAAAAGAAGGGTTAACATGTCCATTGCATCTGCAGGATGTCTAATGTATATGGACATCGCACatatgtttctgttttgtttggttttttggaggcaatcagggttaagtgatttgcccagggtcacacagctagtaagtatctgaggctggatttgaacagaggtcctcctgactctagggccagtgttctatccactgtaccaccaagctgcccccaCACATGTGTTTCTGACTTCACATCTAGGACAGTGTTGTGCTCCTTTTTCTAATTCTCTTGATGTCACCAACTTTTTCCTAGTTACTGCTAGGTTTGACACATCAGTCATTTTTCACTTGACTTTTCCCCCATTTCCCCCATATCCAAGTTCTGCTAATGCTAACTTTGCTGTATCTCCCATAACAGTTCAGTCCCCCATAGTCTCTTGCCTGAAGTCCTGCAGTAGCCTCGGCAGTAGCAGTTGTTCTTGCCTCCAGCCTTTCCCCCTTAAGTCCTTCCTTAGTATTGCTACCTGAGTAGACATTCTGGtgtacaggtctgatcatgtcactcttctCCTCTAAAGTCTTAactggctccccattgcctccaggAATGGGCTGAATTCGTTAATCACACAACCAGTGTTAGAGAAAcaatggtcaagtcacttcatctgtaTGACGGAGTGGTGATACCTCTACCTGTGTGCCTACCCTATTGTTGTAAGATGCATATGAAATGATGTATGTAAAGGGTTTTTGCACGCTGtctaaatgtcagctgttatagTTGGGGTTTGTTGAAACCTATAATTGCTGGGGCATAGAATactcttaaaaattttaaacaaaacaacaaatcaggCATATTTTAATCCTGAGGAAATGTGGGTCCGATGCACAAAGGTGCTTTATTTTtagttaaaatataaataaaatattactagGATCAAATTTATTTCAAAACAACCATTAATCACATTGGATTGCATGAAACATCAGGGTTCCCTGAACATAATTTGGGAAGGTCTTATCTTACCTTGACATTCCGGGCCCTCTGTAATTTAGCAACAAATTGCCTTTTCAGTCTTCTGTAATTTCCCTTtacaaattcaacactaaccaaACCAGGCTCCTGTAGTCACTCTGTTCTGGCTGTCCCACTGTCACCTTCCTCCTCGTTTGTACCTTTGCTTGCACTGCCTTCCATGTGCAGATTCATTCCTCTCCTATTAAAGTCCTTCCTAGTTTAGGTGCTCCCTCTTccttgaagccttctctgattcctcTACCTCTTCTTCTGCCCCTCTCTGCCAGTTTTGAGTTATCTCTCTCACTTTTAACctgttatataatattttatacatCTTAGGTACTTACCACACTTTAAGTTATATTATATGTCCAAATGTTTGGacattttttagtttaatttttttggttacattttaagttccgaactgtctctttcccttcctccctgccccacaCTACATTTGATACAAatttataaatacatgtaaaaccatactatgcatacttctgtttattagttctttctctggaagtagatagcatcttccttcatgggtCCTTTGTAATTTACTTAAGTATTTTAGAGTAACTCGATGGTTGACgattattcttcaaacaatattgctgttactgtatacaacgttctcttggttctgcacatttcacgtttcattatttcatgcaggtCTCTCCTTGTTTTTCTAAAGTCAACCAACtcgttatttcttacagcacagtagtttTCCAGCACagtcatatattacaacttgtttaaccattccccagttaacaggcatcccctccatttccagttctttgccaccacaaagagagctgctataaatatcttagaatatataggttctttttctttttccctgatcaccttggaaaACAGACATAGTAGTGGGGTTTCTGGGCCAAAGGGTGTACAGCTTTATAACTTGTGTGGTACATTTCCAGACTGCTCTCCAGATTGGCTTTGGGTCCGTTCACAGTCCTACCAACAGTATGTAAATATCCCAGTtgttctacatcccctccaatatttgtcattttcctcttctataattttagccaatctgatgtgtGAGATGATGTCTCAAAactgttttaatctgcattttctaataatgatttagaacattttatatgatgtatatagttttgatttcttcatcaaaaaacagcctgttcatatcctttgaccatttaacagtTGGGGAATGTCTCATTCTTATAGAtctgacaaagttctctatatatttaaaacatgagatctttatctgagaaactgtatATAACTTGTTCTTTTCACCCACTACATCATAAGCTTCTTTTGGGGTAAGGACTGTTTTATGTGTAGCCCTTAGGCCAAGCACAGAGCTTAATTGTATAAAGCaagaattttctctcttccttccccagatATCCTACTGCATGTATCTTTTTTCCTGGAGACTTAAGGAAGCTGTGTTTCTATCCACAAAACAAAGAGACTTAAAGTCCAACTTTATTTCTCCTGCCATTCTAGAACAAATGTTGACTCTGGAGTTtggaatatatatttgtatatatatgtatatgtatatttctatatatgtatataatatgtatatatttctatgcatgtatacatttctatatatgtatatatgtactcaGGCTCCATGTTTTTGATCCCAAGGAATTTTTATTCTATATTGCATCCACATGCAGACCAGTCCCTGGCCCTTACCTGAGGACCAGGAAGGAAAGTCAGGTTGATGGTGACAGAAGAAGTAGTCATAGATTGCCCAAGGATGTTGGAGGAACTGGAGTAACCACTGAAGAGGGGAAGTGTTAATGAGGAGAAACAAAGGGGGATAGTCAGTGCCTGCTTGGCTGTGTTTTTGTCACCTAAAGTGTTTGCCCCATCTGTGcctttgtgtgtttgtccttcgtttttgaagaggaccgtgacatcaagatggtgacctgacttgcagttgactttgatttgcgtgagggagggctgtgcaaggtcaccaacctcactttcttcacctgagccatctgggtccggtggcctgatattcatcgtTTTATCAGAAATGAACAAGTCATGAACAAGTTTGTCTAACTAAACAAAGTCATGTTTAAAACTCTTCTGAAGGTTTTagggacaaaaaaataaaaatgacaaaactcaGTACTGGTGGTTTTGTGGAGAAACAAAGATACTCATGCTTTGCCAATGAAATTGTAAACTAAATCCTTGGGGAACAGATGGTGGTGTGCTCTAAGTTCTAACCATGCTGTATGTTGTGTTCATAGTCTTTGGTCCAATAATTCCCTTTCTGAGGAACATACCCTGGAAAAGCATATCAAAAGGAAATGTCCCAACAGTTGGAAAGCTGTTCTGTTACTGTAATCCAATCCAAGGCTAGTGAATATGAAAGGAATAGGAAAAGACtgatataacataataaaaattggaaaaaacagAATCCAGactaagtaataaaaataaagtaagccCTTGATAAGCCCTCTTCCCCTTTGAACTCTCTCCATGTCTAGAAATTGATCACAAGGGTATTTCTATGGAGAAGTTCAGTATGCACACTGAGTATGTAAAGGATAATGTATATTCAAATCTAGAGGTAAAGGGATGAAAACTGGAAGAGATAGAGGTTTACACTTTTAAGATGTTATAGAAATTTGTATATTGAAGTTCATTTTAAAGTTCATGTTTAATTGGTTTTGTTACTGTTTAATGACTGGcccaatttatttaattttccctAATTTGTTATTTCCAAACTGTGCCACAAGGGGGTGGCAATGTGGCACAAATTACTTCTGAATTTCTTCATTCTGAGGATTGTAGGTTCATGGGCCtattagaaaaagaatgaaaccTACGGATCATGTAGTCCAAActtaccattttacagaggaagacaaagaggaggggaagagacttgacTAACTAAGGTCATGTACTTTTTCAGTGGCAAAATGGAGAACCCCAAACCCTAGTTATTTGGTTCCCAGGTCAGAgcttttttctgcttctctgcctGGGTAATAAGTACTTACTGATAGAGTTCCTACATCGGTACATTGTGGTCTCCTGATTGATTGATGAGAGGAGGGTGAAGATCATTCCCCAAGGTGGTCATAACCTCATGTGTTTTGGCCTCGTCCATTCCTTCTTGGCACTTACCTTATGACTCCTAAATTAAGGAGGCAATATGTCTTGGGTATAAAACCTTCCAGTGAAGGACATGTTCTGGCTGTCACTTTTGTTTGGaataaataaatagttttaaTAGCTAATGTTTTTGAGGTGATTTATAGTTACAAAGCGCTTGCACATCTATTATCTGTTTGAATCTCTAGCGTGCTTCACGAGATTAGGGTATTATTGCCAacgtacagatgagaaaactgagcctcagagaggtttAAAAAGAACTTGCTCAGTCATGGTTGAGTACAGGCCCAATGGAGGCAAATAACATCGTAGAAGAAGACTTGGATCTTGACTCTGCCACTACTATctatgtgacattggacaaaGTTTGCCTAAGACAATCTCTGAGGCATCTTCCGGCTCTTACATTTCTGTGATTTAAAATATTCTACTCTTTCCAATGTACCATGTAGTTTAGAATAAAGTAAGCTCTTGATTAGCTTTCTTTCCCTTTGAACCTTCTCCATTTCTAGAAATTTAGCATAAGAGTTCCATTAACAAGATGAGGAAGCACTTGTCCCAAGTGAATGAACCTATTTAGGTCATAGCTTGTTATTGGGAGAAAAGGGAGCCAAGGTTAATGTGTTCACAGAGAAGGACCCATTCTTACTACCTGCCCAATGCCCTTTACATCCCTCCCTTTAGCCGCATCCCAAGGTAGGAGACCAGAACTTTGCTGGGTCCTAAACCTCTTTCCTTATCTGGCTGCTGGGGTGATCAGGGCCTTAAGCAACAGCAGCAGTCTTCTCTGTTATCCTCCCATCTCACTCCTTGGCCAAGACAGTTGGAATGAAGCAGGGCTGCCTGCCAGAGCCTTACCCCTCTGCCTTCTGTGCCAGGTGCAAGGAGCAAACAAGTGCTCCTAGAGGAATTTCAGGGAGGTGACCCAATTCcagctccctctccctctcattccTGAAAGGCTCTGACTCACTGGCTCCTTGTTGATGGGCAGCGGATCTGTTGCCCTTTGAATTGACAGATGAGCCAAGAAGACCTACAATGTTGGGAAGACTAACGCTGAGTCTGACACTGAAATAAATTAACTACTTCATTatacaaaggaggaaatggaggcacagaggTTGCCAAAGATGACTGACTAATCATTGGGTAATTTTCAGCTTAGAATTAAAGAATTCAGAGTGCTTGAAGAGAGTGCGAAGTTACAGAGTCTGATCCCATACCCAACGTTCAACGTCTTCTGCAACAATCCTAGCAAATTAGTAGTCAAGACTCTGAAGAAGTTCTTGctattttgtgtgtgtcatggatcctttgggCAGTCTGCAGCGATGGGAAGCTCACTGTTTTTCAATATTGCCCTTTCCATTGTTAAATAGCTCTGATGAGAAACTCAtctcttctcccattcccctGGGTTtttctaattctgccctctggggtcaagcagaacaaatctaacctTTCTTCCAGGGGCCTGCCCTCCAGATAGAGGATAGTAACCTCAGCTTCCATGTGCTCATGTCTTAAGGGCTTTATATAGATCAGTTCTCACTGTAATTTAGTGTTTTaattagcctaaaaaggccaaggtctcccattgcatcctgggccatctccagtcatcctgataaatatctagcctctggactcagatggctctggaggagaaagtgaggctgatgaccttgcacagccctccctcactcaagtcaaagtcagctgcaagttgtgtcatcatcttgatgtcatggttctgtTACGGcgaataaaggatgaacacaacaacaatctcACTGTAAAATTCCATGGTGGTCTGTTTTACAAATAATCTCGGAGCCCTACCATGGAGCAACAAACAGGTTCATCTGTTGGGCTAGCTGGTACTTTGTCCCAAGATGGCCTTGGGGAAGGATGGTTGGCTAGAGCAAAGGCAGCTTTTCAAGAAGAAGGTACACTTggtccccttccttttctctatcaGTGTCTACTTAGCTCCTTTTTCCACACTCAGGCCACTTCTCTTACCTGCTCACCTCAAATTGTAGGAAACACCTGCCAGTTGAAAAGAAACAGCAAGGTACAGAAAAAGAATTCTACACTTAAATTCAGTGGACATGGGCTCAGACCACATCTCTGACTCTAGCTGTATGGCGGGTTGGGAATCACTTCTgaacttgtttcctcatttgtaaaatggggtgatGATGACAACACTTGTACTGTCATAGGATAATggtaagaaaagtgctttgttgACTTTAAAGTTGTGTGAACGGTGAATTATGACTCATTCAAATTCAACTACTATTTGTTTGGTACCTCAAACATTTCTTCACCCGGAAGCAAAGCACATGAACTGTGATAGCAGGAAGGTAGGGGCAGCTACTAGTAAGCCAAATGAGGGCACCAGTCTCTTTTCTACTTTGGGGCTAATAAAGGCAGCCCATCCAAGCAGGACAAGCCAGAACCTCTGGGCTGATGTTAGGTTGCCCCACTATACAGGGATGGTTGAGTTTATGTGTTGTGAAGGGTGTACCACAGAATCAGCCAAGACCTCAGTGTCAGggttgtggttcagttgtgtctgaccctttgttttggggggttttttgtggGAAAAATATTggagtctgccatttccttctccagatcattctataaatgaggactgaggcaaacagggttaagtgacttgcccaggccagatttgaactcagaaagatgagtcctcctgattttGGGCCTCACCACCTACCTGGCACCATTAGGGATGTACTGGTAAGTATTTAACAGCCAGCTTCAGTTTAGCAAccagtttaatttgcattattaacattttctccatcgctttcttaagcctagacagtcaacaaaatgataaattgaGTTCtattttgtagcatttgccaatttccatggtgtaaatactcacactgaaaattttagcCATTTCAAGCTGACTCCAGCATACCCCTAGCTCTAGTCCAATCTATACCCGAACAAGAATTCACTCTAGAGCAGTCCCAGGAATTATtcatccaacctttgcttgaagacatctGGGTAGATGTCTACCTTTCAAcgtagcccatttcacttttggagagTTCTCATTCATAGCAAGTTGTTCCTCATGTTCAGGCAAAATCTAGCcctctgcaacttctacccattgctctaTCCTCAGAGAACAAGCAGAACGAGTCTAATTATCTTTCCGTGTGACACCCCCTTTAAATACTTACAGGTTCATAGGCTTGAGAGGTGGAAAAGAAGAGATCACCCAACTTAGAGgctctttaccttttttttccatGGGCCCCTTGGGCAAtctggaccccttttcagaataatgtttttaagttcaCAAAATACTTAAGATTACCAAGGGAATCAACTatactgaaatgcagttatcaaatttgtttaagaaaaacatttacagatgaggaaacagggccAGAGATGTAGTCATTTGTTAAAGTTCATATACTTAGTAGGTAACTCGAGGTCTGAACACCCAAGTTtgacttgaagatagctatcctGCCTGATGCTGAGTAGAATGCTATACCAGGCAATGGTAGAGAAATACAGGTTTTAAGTAACTTTCTGCCCTTGAGAAACTTCCAGACTAGTGGGGCAACTAAGACACCATTCGCGTACCACCACCAATTTGAATTTCTTTAGCACTTTTAAGTTATAACCCAGGAACACTGAAAGATAAATGGTGTGTGctaaaatccccattttacagcttcCAAAACTGAGGATTTGCCCTGGCATGCACAGCTAACAAGTGTTGAAACCTGAACTTGGGACTTGTGAATCCAAATTTAGCAATCCTTTGGTTATACCACACTCTTTGTCTCAAATACGGGTTAGCTTTATGTTCCTGGCTTTAAGTTCTCAAACTTCATGTGCCCAGCCTAATAAACCCCGCTACTCCATCTAACATTTATAGGCAACAGCTGATTTTTATCAGCCAGTTTGCTCTTTCATATAAGCAGAGTTTTATGAGGGTCTTCTGAGCTGGCTTATAATGTGATGAAATGTCTGCAAAACTCTACCATAAATCCAGGGAAGCTGCCAAGGGCAGGATGTGATTTTGCAGGCACATTTTTCCCAGCTGGAAGGCCCTGTCCCTTTGCCGAGTTTTCAGTTTTGCACTTGTCTCTTTTGACTTGGACAGGCTCTTAGACAACTCGCGGCTTCTTTAAAGGCAGCTGAGAAGTGAGGGGTAGGAAAAATGGACCAAAAAGCTAATCTGTGCTAAAAATGATCCTGGACAGATGTGCCTCTCTGAAAGCTCCTTTTGATGCAGGCTGCTGTAACAGAGACATCAGCCTGAATGGCCACATGATCTCTGAAGGGAGGACAGTGCCAACTCAGCAAATTATTAATCTTTTCATTATTTGGGTTGAGTTGTCACCCTTCACACTTGCCAAAGACCTTCATCGTCTTTCATTAGTTTGTTAAATTAAGAAGCAACTCTTCAGTTCCTTTCCCCAGATGTTCTCCAAACTTGACATCTTTTTCCAACATCTGGATCGTCCTCAGCAAGGAGATGGGGTTTGAACAGCCTCCAGATGAGGTGAGGCCCAGGTGCTTTCTATAAAGGCCAA
Proteins encoded:
- the AIRIM gene encoding AFG2-interacting ribosome maturation factor isoform X2; this translates as MSPREPLPAVQDIVKKVFRVVEHQHGLWRSTLSDCSPLLTSLSNLAEQLQATQNVRLEETPLRAFPDLKDRLRRKLLAAGDALLDQLGEKLTSLLQVRDTVSSHVEQVFELYEQKADELSLDVVLQPSAASPSLAEMLAWLQDIDRHYRNAYLERKYLLSQIQWGNLPNIQTLPQAWDRISENDQDLVQDILLHVSFFLET